Part of the Bacillus sp. THAF10 genome is shown below.
AGTGCCAAGATTGGCGCAGTGCTTGTCACCGTGAACACAAGCTATCAAACAAAAGAGCTAGAATATTTATTACGTCAATCGGATTCCACTACGCTTTTACTGATGGATGAATTTAAAGGTGTAAGTTACTTGGATATGATTTATTCTCTATGTCCAGAACTAAAAGAAATGGCCCAAGGACAAATGCATTCTGAAAAGCTACCCATGCTAAAAAATATTATCTACATGGGGTCTGAACAACACCCAGGAATGTATAATTGGGATTTCCTCCTAACAAACGGCACAGGGATTTCCGACGAGGAGCTTATTCAAAGACAAAAACAAACTTCACCAGATGAAGTCATTAATATGCAATACACTTCCGGTACGACCGGATTTCCAAAGGGTGTAATGCTAACACATTCTAATATTATTAACAATGCGCTTAATGTGGCTGAATGTCAAAATATCACATCAGAAGACAAAATTTGTATCCCTGTCCCCTTCTTCCATTGTTTTGGATGTGTAATGGGTACACTCGCTGCAGTTGCAACTGGTGCCACCATGGTGCCTATTACAGTCTTTGATCCCCTTCTTGTGTTAAAAGCGGTAGAACAAGAGCAATGTACATCACTATATGGGGTTCCAACGATGTTTATTGCAGAATTAAACCATCCAGACTTTTCAAATTATGACCTATCAAGCCTAAGAACAGGCATCATGGCTGGCTCTCCGTGTCCTACAGAAATAATGAAAAAAGTCGTAAATGATATGGGTGCAAAAGAGATAACGATTGCTTATGGTCAAACAGAAGCATCCCCTGTGATTACACAAACAAGGCCAAATGATTCCATTGAAAGACGTGTATCCACTGTTGGACGGGCATTAGATAATGTTGAAGTAAAGGTAATAGACCCTGTCACAGGAGACACCGTTCCTCATGGCGTTCAGGGTGAATTGTGTACAAGAGGGTACCTAGTTATGAAAGGCTATTATAAGATGCCAGATCAAACGAATGATACGCTTGATGCTGAAGGCTGGCTTCATACAGGGGATCTTGCAACGATGGATGTAAAAGGGTATGTAGTCATAACAGGAAGACTAAAGGATATGATAATTAGAGGTGGAGAAAATATTTATCCCCGTGAAATTGAGGAATTTCTCTATACCCATCCGAAAGTATTTGATGTGCAGGTGGTTGGTGTTCCGGATGAAAGATTTGGTGAACAGGTTGCCGCATTTATAAAAGTTAAACCTGGGGAAACCCTGTCTGGCGAAGAAATTAAAGCTTATTGCAATGGAAACATCTCTAAATTTAAAATTCCTTATTATATTGAAATTGTAGAAGAATACCCAATGACTGCGTCTGGTAAAATCCAGAAATTTAAATTGCGAGAGCATGCTGTAAAAACTTTAGTAACTCCTTGATCATTTGTGGAAGGGCTGAGTAGGCCCTTCCTTTTATATAATAATATTTCGACTCTCGAAAAAAATCCCACAACCCTTCCTCTTTCGTGCTATCATAGTGCTATCGAAAAATAAAGGAGTTCAAATGATGCAGGCACAAAAACTTTCCCTCTCTGCAACACAAGAAAAATCTCAAACGGTTTATCCTATCCTTATAGTCATTGGCATTGCCCACCTTCTGAATGATGCACTACAATCAGTGGTCCCTGCTTTATTTCCAGTGCTTCAGCAATCCATGGGTTTAACTTTTACTCAATTAGGACTTATCGCATTTGCTTTGAATGCAACTTCTTCTTTGATTCAGCCTGTTGTAGGTATTTATACAGATAAAAAGCCCTCCCCTTATGCCTTGCCTATTGGACTTACCTTATCTTTGTTTGGAATCGTCGGGCTAGCATTGGCTCCATCATTTTGGATTATTTTACTTTCTGTCCTATTTATCGGACTTGGCTCTGCAGCTTTCCACCCAGAAGGTTCTCGGGTTGCTTATATGGCTGCAGGAAACCGCAGAGGACTCGCACAATCCATTTATCAGGTTGGTGGAAACTCGGGGCAAGCATTAGCTCCCTTAATGGCAGCCTTCATTCTATTGCCACTAGGTCAGATAGGGGCGTTATGGTTTACGCTTGTAGCAGCCGCTGCTGTTTTCCTTCTCCTTTTCATCGCAGCTTGGTACAAACAACAAGTGTTAAAAAGTAAGCCAGTTAAAAAAGTTGTTGCAATAAAATCAAATGAGAAATCCACTGTTACGCATAAACAAGTGATTATTTTTTCCATTAGCCTTTTGGTGTTTCTCGTGTTTGCTCGTTCTTGGTTTCATGCTGGAATCACAAATTTTTATGCATTTTATGCCATAGAACAATACGGTCTACCGATTGCAGATTCACAGATTTATATTTTTGTATTTTTAGGTGCTGGAGCAATAGGAACCTTTTTTGGAGGACCGCTTGCTGATCGATTTGGTAAAAGGGTTGTGAT
Proteins encoded:
- a CDS encoding AMP-binding protein yields the protein MATLIHKTIGQLLDETTDRYPDKDAVVYVENNLRYSYRAFQEICNQVAKGLMSLGIKKGDHIAVWAANKPEWVITQFASAKIGAVLVTVNTSYQTKELEYLLRQSDSTTLLLMDEFKGVSYLDMIYSLCPELKEMAQGQMHSEKLPMLKNIIYMGSEQHPGMYNWDFLLTNGTGISDEELIQRQKQTSPDEVINMQYTSGTTGFPKGVMLTHSNIINNALNVAECQNITSEDKICIPVPFFHCFGCVMGTLAAVATGATMVPITVFDPLLVLKAVEQEQCTSLYGVPTMFIAELNHPDFSNYDLSSLRTGIMAGSPCPTEIMKKVVNDMGAKEITIAYGQTEASPVITQTRPNDSIERRVSTVGRALDNVEVKVIDPVTGDTVPHGVQGELCTRGYLVMKGYYKMPDQTNDTLDAEGWLHTGDLATMDVKGYVVITGRLKDMIIRGGENIYPREIEEFLYTHPKVFDVQVVGVPDERFGEQVAAFIKVKPGETLSGEEIKAYCNGNISKFKIPYYIEIVEEYPMTASGKIQKFKLREHAVKTLVTP
- a CDS encoding MFS transporter; this translates as MQAQKLSLSATQEKSQTVYPILIVIGIAHLLNDALQSVVPALFPVLQQSMGLTFTQLGLIAFALNATSSLIQPVVGIYTDKKPSPYALPIGLTLSLFGIVGLALAPSFWIILLSVLFIGLGSAAFHPEGSRVAYMAAGNRRGLAQSIYQVGGNSGQALAPLMAAFILLPLGQIGALWFTLVAAAAVFLLLFIAAWYKQQVLKSKPVKKVVAIKSNEKSTVTHKQVIIFSISLLVFLVFARSWFHAGITNFYAFYAIEQYGLPIADSQIYIFVFLGAGAIGTFFGGPLADRFGKRVVISLSMLGSAPLALLLPFVGPSFSYVLMAVIGFIILSSFSVTVVYAQELVPGRIGLVSGLIVGLAFGMGAVGSVALGVLADWIGLKNTIFFTVCLPMIGLLTFLLPSDRKIREMNS